One Sander vitreus isolate 19-12246 chromosome 23, sanVit1, whole genome shotgun sequence DNA window includes the following coding sequences:
- the igf1 gene encoding insulin-like growth factor 1 isoform X1, translating to MSSALSFQWHLCDVFKSAMCCISCSHTLSLLLCVLTLTPTATGAGPETLCGAELVDTLQFVCGERGFYFSKPTGYGPNARRSRGIVDECCFQSCELRRLEMYCAPAKTSKAARSVRAQRHTDMPRAPKVSTAGHKVDKGTERRTAQQPDKTKNKKRPLPGHSHSSFKEVHQKNSSRGNTGGRNYRM from the exons ATGTCTAGCGCTCTTTCCTTTCAGTGGCATTTATGTGATGTCTTTAAG AGTGCGATGTGCTGTATCTCCTGTAGCCACACCCTCTCACTACTGCTGTGCGTCCTCACCCTGACTCCGACGGCAACAGGGGCGGGCCCAGAGACCCTGTGCGGGGCGGAGCTGGTCGACACGCTGCAGtttgtgtgtggagagagaggcttttatttca GTAAACCAACAGGCTATGGCCCCAATGCACGGCGCTCACGTGGCATTGTGGACGAGTGCTGCTTCCAAAGCTGTGAGCTGCGGCGCCTGGAGATGTACTGTGCACCTGCCAAGACTAGCAAGGCTGCTCGCTCTGTGCGTGCACAGCGCCACACAGATATGCCGAGAGCACCTAAGGTTAGTACCGCAGGGCACAAAGTGGACAAGGGCACAGAGCGTAGGACAGCACAGCAGCcagacaagacaaaaaacaagaaG AGACCTTTACCTGGACATAGTCATTCATCCTTCAAG GAAGTTCATCAGAAAAACTCAAGTCGAGGCAACACTGGGGGCAGAAATTACCGAATGTAG
- the igf1 gene encoding insulin-like growth factor 1 isoform X2, translated as MCCISCSHTLSLLLCVLTLTPTATGAGPETLCGAELVDTLQFVCGERGFYFSKPTGYGPNARRSRGIVDECCFQSCELRRLEMYCAPAKTSKAARSVRAQRHTDMPRAPKVSTAGHKVDKGTERRTAQQPDKTKNKKRPLPGHSHSSFKEVHQKNSSRGNTGGRNYRM; from the exons ATGTGCTGTATCTCCTGTAGCCACACCCTCTCACTACTGCTGTGCGTCCTCACCCTGACTCCGACGGCAACAGGGGCGGGCCCAGAGACCCTGTGCGGGGCGGAGCTGGTCGACACGCTGCAGtttgtgtgtggagagagaggcttttatttca GTAAACCAACAGGCTATGGCCCCAATGCACGGCGCTCACGTGGCATTGTGGACGAGTGCTGCTTCCAAAGCTGTGAGCTGCGGCGCCTGGAGATGTACTGTGCACCTGCCAAGACTAGCAAGGCTGCTCGCTCTGTGCGTGCACAGCGCCACACAGATATGCCGAGAGCACCTAAGGTTAGTACCGCAGGGCACAAAGTGGACAAGGGCACAGAGCGTAGGACAGCACAGCAGCcagacaagacaaaaaacaagaaG AGACCTTTACCTGGACATAGTCATTCATCCTTCAAG GAAGTTCATCAGAAAAACTCAAGTCGAGGCAACACTGGGGGCAGAAATTACCGAATGTAG